DNA from Leptospira bandrabouensis:
TGCAACCTATCTTCCCATGGTTAAGGAAAAATTTCCTATTCTTTCGAATGAGTTTTTGGGTTTGTTTTTTAATGTAAATTTGATCATTTACCTTTTGTATTTACCTGAAAAACAAAATTATACCATTAGTCAGTTTTCACTAAAACGAAGGATGATTTTTATTAGTTTGGTAGTATTTTTCTTTCAGGTTTATATCCAATTGGATAAATCCGGTTGGTTAAAAAACTAATTTTAATGATCCTGTCTTGAACCTATATTTTGCCTAAGTAAATTTAATTTTGCTTGGGCATATCTTCTTAATTCGATCATTTCTGTTGCATATCTCTTTAATAGATTGTCTTGGTCCATCCGATTTTCCATTAGCTGCAATGTATCTCGAACATACTTAATATCTTTTTCATCCTTTAGTTTTCCCGACTGGATAAGTTTTTTTACAACATCAAATTCGTATTTTCTGAAATGTACACGTAACAAGAATTCGGTGGAAAAGTTTTCTTTTGCTTTGATCCAGTTTTGATCAACCTTTTCTTTTGGTGTTTGTTCTTTTAACTGGTCTACAGCTCGTTTGGTTGGGTCGTAGTCTTTGATGGCTGCATTAGCTAATTCTTCAGAAGCAATGACTTCGTCTTTGAATATTTCTTGGAGTTTTGCTCTTCGCCATTGGTCGGTGTACTCGTAACTTTGGGCAGTCAGCATCCTTTGGAATTCTTCGAGCATTACAGACAAGTTAATCGATCGTCCAAGTGGGGTATTGTTGAACTCTTTAATTTTAGGAAAGAGTTCACGAGTGATTTGAAATGCGGATTTTCTTTTGTAATTACTTGCTTCGTATAGTTTTTCCAAAGATTCTTCGGAATGCCTTTTTAATTCGTTCAAAATGAACGGTTCTGCGAATACGTAAGCGTCTTCTCCGTAAACAAATAGGTTGGGGTCAGGCGCAACAATCGAAACAATAAAAATATAATGGCTATCTCTAAGAGCGGTTAGTAATTTCCTTAGGTCTTCTTCCGATCTTGATAATTGTGAGGACCAAACTCTTAAATGAGTGTCTGAAGTCGGAATTTTTTCACGTGATTCGAGGTTTTCTTTCCGAATCATTTCTGCAAGTTCCAAACAAACTTTGATACTTCCGGCCATGAATAAAACTTATTGATAGCACTTTTTCGGTAAAGAATTATTCATATTTCAGTTCCTTGGAAATGTTCATCTTCTTCAGAAAATAAAATGGGATTAGGCAAATGAAAAATGTGATTACGGGAATTAATATCGGGAGTTTTGCTACAAGGTTCGTGGGATATTGAAAATTGAGGATCCAGCCAAATGCATTCCGATTGATCCCAAAAATAACGATGGGTGATAAAAAGAAGCTACTAAAAATTCCTGAAGTGATTCCAAAAGTTACAAGAAATAATGTTTGGCTGTAAATAAGTTGGAACATTTGGTATGAGTCCATACCTATGGCTTTTAATCCCGCTAACAGCTGTGATTTCTCTCGTATAAAATAAATGAGAGAAGTTGTTAAGGCAAGTATCGAAATAAAAAGTGCCGATATTTTCAAAGTGTCTAAAATAGAAAAAACTTGGTTCATTCCTTCTAAATATAGTTTTTTTAATTCTGTTTGGTTTATGAATTTTAATCCATATTTCTTTGTGATATCTTGTAATAAATTTAATATCTTTTTTTCAGGAAGTTTTTTGTTTTTAGTGATTCGTATCGAACTTAGATACTTGATAGAAAAGTTTTTCTGAAAAAAAGAATAATCCATCATGATGGTTCCTCTTTCGGAGAAAAAATGATCTTTTTCCTCTTGGATTTTTATCGCGACTTTCGAATTAAGTTCTGTATTGATCGTAATTGAATCTCCTTTGCATATTTGATCTAAAAAACATAAGTTTTTTGAAACGATCAATTGGTTTTTGTCATAGTTGTTTCCAAAGTTTAATACATGTAAGGTGTAGTATTTCCCGTTCACTATAAATTTTGAATCAATGTAGAAGGGTTCTACTGCAGAGAATTCCGGCACTGTCTTTAGTGATTCATAGAGGGAAACGGGAACTCCCGGCTCACCTGTGTTTAATTTTTTTTCGTTGATTAGAGAATAGTCTGATTTGTTTTCTTCATCTACCCAATGGATTAGCGAACTTTCATAACTATTCGTCAAACTAGTTAAAGTAAAAACCAGAGAAGTTGATAACATTATGGTGGAAGCAGTGAGTCCATGTTTCCAAGGCTCCATTTCAATCTCTTTTAATCCGATTTTAATCGATTGTGGGAAATGAAATTTTGAGAATAATTTATCTAAAATTTGAACCAAATAAGGAATCGTCAAAAAGTTCAGTGCAACAAAACCAATGATCACAAATCCAACTCCGACCATCCCTGGTAATATCTGTTTTGCGAAACTAAGAAGACCGAGGGATACCCCAATAAAAATCAATAGAATAGAAAGAGATAAGGTATTTTTTTTTGAGAAACCAAAAAAGATATTCGTTTGGGCATGGTCTCTTTCTCGTATCAGATCTATTGGATGAATTTTATAAGTTTTGTAAGAGTTGTAAAGGGACGCGAGCACAGATCCTATGATAGAGATCAAAAAACCTGAAATGATAATGGAGAGAGGAATGTTGCGGTAAGAACGAATTTGATTGGAATCTGTAATTGTATTTACAGTAGTAAACAAATTTGTATTAGCAATCAATATGCCTAAGAAGATTCCTATCATTCCACCTAAAGCGCCTATCACAATGGATTGGGCTAAAAATAGTATAAAGTTATTAATTTTATCAGAACCAATCGATAATAAAATCCCAAATTCATGTTTTCGTGCTAAATACAGTCCCGTGAACATGTTGGAGACCATAAAAAAAGAAATCAATACAGAAACTAATGAAACAATCGTTAGGTTTATTTTTAGGGAACCTAAAGCAATCCCTGCGCGTTCGATAATTAATTCTTTAGATTCATAAGTCCATTCTGGAGAATTGATTTTGTTTATAGTTTGTGAATTTATACTGTTTTCGTCTTGAGTTAACCAAATCGATGTAATTTGTTTTTTTTGATTACAAATTGATTGCAGCCTTGTTATGTCCATCACAAGAAAAATGCCATCGAGAGGAATCACTTGGTAATCTTCCTGTGATACAGAGATTTCCCTTTCGCAGATTAAAATTTTTTTTGTATCTTTTTGTAGTTGGATTTTCTCATAAAGAGATTGGCTAAAAAAATATTTGGGTATTTTCTTTTTAGTTTCTTTAGAAGCGAAAACTTGGAAAGATAAAATAACATCTTTTCCGATTATAGGAAAACTTAGAATTTGTTCTTTTGTTACGTAGAATGTTCCTTTGGTTTGGAATTCAGGTTCTAGTTTTATGTTTTCTGGGACACGAGAGCTCAACTCTTTTAGAAATTTATCGTTTGCACCTTGGTTTTGATTGTTTGCAACATACCTACCTATGAATTTTTCGGAGGAATAACCTAACATTTGGTCAAGTACACTTTGTTCAGCTCGCCAAGCATTGATCTGTGTGCTAATAAATAAGGCAATTCCAAGGCTAATTGCTATAATCGATAATAAGGTTCTAGAAAGGTTTTCCTTAAAATATCGAAATATAAATAAGTAATAAAGAACTTTCATTTTTTCTGAATTTTACCATCTAACATTCGCAGATTAATGTCTCCCGATTCACCGATTTGTTCGTTATGAGTCACAAGAAAAACAGATATGCCTAATTCATGTACACATTGATGGAATAATTTCATAATGATTTCGGAAGATTTTGAATCTAAGTTTCCCGTTGGTTCGTCCGCAAGAATGAGTTTGGGTTTGTGGACCAACGCCCGAGCAATGGATACTCTTTGTTTTTCGCCTCCCGACATTTCTTTAGGAGTGAATTCTAACCTGTGTTTGAGCCCTACATGAAAAAGAGCTTCCTTCGCTTTGGAAACAGCAATTTTTTTTGCAGTTCCGGAGAGGTATAATGGTAAAGCAACGTTTTCAATGGCTGAAAGGTAAGGAAATAAATGGAAAAACTGAAAGACAATTCCAATAGTTTTTCGTCTATAAATCGTAAGTTCCTTTTCATCGGCCCCGAAGAGTTGGTGCCCGAACACATTGACTTCTCCTGAATCTGCCGATTCAATTGCAGAGAGGATGTTTAGCAATGTTGACTTACCACTGCCGGAAGGGCCCATAAGGGTAACTAATTTTTTCTCAGCAATTTCAAAGGAAATATCATTTAATACAGGAAATGCAAATTCGCCTTGGTAAAAAGTTTTGTTAACATTTTTGATTTTTATGACAGAGTTTGTGTTCGATTCTTTTTTTTTACTGCTCACGAAAAATAACTTCCCATTTATAAGACAGTCGAGAATATAAAGATAACGGTAAAACTGATTGATAGCACGTATATTTTTTATTCTACTTCTGTCAGTTTTAATGATTGGTAAGTCACAATCTTGGACTTCTCTTGCGGAGTTTACCGAGTCAGGTGAGGTCTTTACCTGTGAAAAAAATTTAGAAGACCTTCCGGGGGAAGAAGAAAGTGTTTTTTCTTTTCCATTGTTCCCCGTTTTCATTTTAGTTTCAAAACCTTATCCTTTTCGAAATATTCCTTTTATCGCATATAATATCTTCTCGATCAAATTTCCAGATCGTCGGGGCTCTCCCCAATTTACATAACAGACTTATTTCTTTAAAATTTAATTTTTGAGGTAGTTATGTTAGAAGATGAAAGAATTTCAATCTTCAGATCGATCTTAGTTGGTATTTCGGCTCTTTCGCCACTTGCTATATTTTTGTTTTCAAATTATGATGTTTTGTCAGTTGACTTTCCTATACTGGTGGGTTTAGTCATTCAAGCATATATAGGTTTTTCTTCTTTTATGTTGGTTCAGTCCTATGAACCTAAAGAAAAAAATAAAGTCACTGTTGGTTATATTATTTTTTGGTCAGCATTGGGTCTTTGTTATTTGTCTGGCAAATCACTCCTTCTTCCCATTGCTCTGGAAGTAACATCTTTTTCTACTATTTTGATCTACTCTGGTACTGAGTTTGGAAAAAAACAAATCGAAAGTTTAGGTTCATTACTTTTAGCATCAGGGATTTCTGCTTTGTTTTTATCCGCCTGGGTAATGTTACCCGATGGCGATAATGTAGGAATCATTTTACTTCTTATTGGATTATTAATTAAATCTGGGTTCTCTGGATTTCATTTATGGATACCAAAAGTAAATGAAGGTGGACCATCCCATGCTTTAGGTGCTTTTGCCGGAGTATTAGAGGTGTTTCCTCTTTTACTGTTTTACAGATACGTTCTACCGAACCAATTAGATCCGATCATTTATCAGATTTTATTTCCTCTCGCTGCATTAGGAATATTTTTCGGAGGCATTACTAGTTTCTTTCATAAAGATCCAAAAATCGCGTTGGCTTATAGTTCCATAGAGTCGATTAACTTTCTCTGGTTGTGTTTGATCATAGCAGGAATGTTTCAGTTTTCGGTAGATTCTGAACTAATGACTTTAAGTAACTCTTTTCGAATCTTGTTTTTTCTTGGTTTATTCCATCATTCTTTTTCAAAGACATTCCAATTGTTTTCAATAGGTATGGTAGCAAGACTAAAAAATTCAAGTTCTAGTGATGAGTTAAAAGGGATTGGAAGGCTCCTTGGAATTTCTCCTCTATTGTTAGGTTCCGGAACTTTTAGTTATGCAGTGCTACCTGGCACTTTGGGATTTGTATCTGAAGCAACTTACTTTTATTTGAACGCACGTATTTTAGATATGCCGATTGGTCGGTCAGTTTTTCTTTTGCCTTCAATGATATTTATCTTTTTTGGAATCGTACTTGGTGGATTTACACATATCAAATTATTTATGAGTTTGTTTTTGTCCACTCCAGGCAAAGACATCAATATCCAACCATTTGGTGAACAAAAAAGTAGATGGGTAACCATTTCTTTATTTAGTTTAGCAATAGTAATTTTTGTTTTTCCTTTAGTGATTCCTTACTTTGTTAGACTACCAATGTTAAGTCCTTTTGTTGACCCACAATTGGTAGATTGGTTTTGGACATTGTCATTGGTATCTTATGTAACGATTGGAACTGTGATTATTTTCCGTTTGTATGATCGATATCAATTGAAAAAATATGGTTTACCTAGAACTAAAAACTGGGATTGCGGTGGAGGTTACAGTGGTCACGAACTTTCTATCCCAACATCAGTGTTTTCTGAACCTTTACGTAATTCACTTGGAAGATATTTTTTAAGTAAAACTGGGGAATCAAAAGTAGACTCTTTTCTCATAAGAGGGATCACTGCATTCTTTCGTTTGGGAATCGGGATATTGTCTAAAACAACTCATCCTAAGGATGAAGATGTAAGTCAATACCTAGCCATTTCATCAATTTTTCTAATCTTCATTTTTTCACTGCTTATCTTAGGTGATTTTGGAGGTTTATAGATGAATACAGTTATTTATTATACTTACTTAGTAATTCTTTTTATTGTAATGCCCTTTCTTTTAACGGGGATTATACGAAAGGTAAGGGCCTATACGCAAGGAAGGCGAGGTCCGAAATTACTTCAGTTTTTTTTGGAAGTGGATAAATCTCTGCGAAAAACTCCGATTTCGCACAAAAACATTTCTGATTTTACACATCTTGCACCAAGGATTGCGTTGTTTTCTTCAGTGATGATTTGGAGTGTTGTATTGTTCGAATGGGCTCCTTTTATCCTCATTCCTTTTTTTCTTGCCCTTTACCGATTTGCTTATGTTAGCTTTGCTATGGAGGGTGCTTCTTCTTTTGGAGGGATGGCATCTGGGAGAGAGATTTTACTTTCGGTAATGGCTGAACCCACATTCATTTTGATGATCCTTGCGGCCCAGTCCCATATCGAAATTTCAGTTAGCCCACAAGGTGCTCTGATAGGTTTGCTTTTTCTTTCCTTAGCATTTATTGCAATCCTTGCAGAACTTGCCAAACCACCATTCGATGATCCAAGAACACATTTAGAGTTAACTATGGTTCACGAAGCGATGATTTTAGAAGCATCAGGAAAACAATTAGGCATTTTTGAATTAGCAAGTTCCATAAAACTTTCTACATTACTTGTTTTTCTTGTGAAGTTAGCACTCGAACATTCCAAATTATTTCGCAACGAAGTTTTGGATAGTTTTGCAAGAGAACTTATGATTGCTCCTATGGTGATATTACTTGCAATCATTCTTGGTTTTTGGGAGTCAAATAGTGTTCGAAGGAAGTGGAGTTGGATCCCTGAGTTTATGGGATTAACATTCATTGCTATATTAATTTTAGGCACATTGGTTAAATTGTCTTAAAGGTTGTTATGATTTACGATTTTATTTATCTATTACTGCTACTTACCGGAATTGTTGTTTTGGTAGAAAACCGGTTGAGTCGAATTATCTTTTTTTTAAGTGTGCAGGGGTTCCTGTTGGTTTTCCCTGTTTTACAAACACATGAGGGCGACTTAAAACATGCCATTTCACTGATTGTTATGGTAGTGCTGTTTAAGGGAATTCTCACTCCTTGGGTATTGAATTGGACTGCTAATAAATCAAAAATGAATGAAAGTACAACACCTCGTTTTGGCTACTTAGCCACTTTATTGTTTATGGTACTTGGTTTGGTTTTGGCAGTTAAGATTACAGAAGGTGTTTCTGTTCTTTCGATTCCAGTACATAAAATTGGGTTGATTTACGTCATCTTACTTGTGTATGTGGGGATTCTTTGTTTTGTTGTTAGGCGAAACTGGCTTGCGCTCATTGCAGGATTTTGTGTTTTTGAAAATGGAATTTTTGTTTTAACTTTGGTTTTAGACAAAGGTCTTCCTTTTGGACTTGAATTTGGATCTTTTTTGGATGCCATACTCGTCATTGTCTCTGGTGGTATATTGCAACTTTCTCCCCATATGCATACTAAGGAGAGAAAACTATGATGACAGAACTATTTTATTTTTCAGGAGTTCTTGCTTTTGTTGTTATATTTTTAGTTTCTGTTTTGGCACCTACTAAGGGACAAACAAGGATTTGGTTATGGAGTATTTTGAAGATCTGTTTTTTCGGATCTTTGTTTTACTCTTGGTTTACCGATAACATAGTTCTTAAATGGATTTTAATTGAAGCATCAACTTTATTTGGAGCCTTACTAATTTCGTCCAGTGGAACGGAGCGCTCCTTTCATGTAGGTTGGAAGTTTTTATTGATCAATTCCTACGCTCTTGGTCTTGCTTTTTTAGGAATTGTCATTCTTTTGTTTGTTTCTACTCCATTGGATAACTTAGACTTTAATTCGTTAAAACAGGGGTTAGTTGGTCAGAGCGGGCTATTGATTGAGACCGGAATTTTATTAACGGTTTATGGTTATAGTGGAAAGTTGGGGCTTGTTCCGAATCATTTTTGGGTAGGGGATACTTACGCTGAGAGCCCAAGCCAAATCTCTTCTTTGATTGCTTCCTTTGTGCCAGTCAGCGTGGTTTTAGCCATCCGTCCACTCATACAGTTGGAACGTGAAATTAATCCCCATATAATTAATGCAGCAAATGGAATTTTGTTTATAGGTGTTCTAACCATACTTTATTCTACTTTGATTCTTTTTTCAAAAGAAGACATTCGAAGGATTTCTGCTAAGGTCGCTCTTTTCCATTCGGGTATGTTGACTTTGTTTTTATGGTTAGATGTATCTGATGATATATTTTACTTTTTGTTAACAACAACTGTCCTTGTGAAACTTTTAGTATTTCTTTCCATGGGGATATTACGGATGGATGCAGGGAAAAGAAATATTTCGCAAATTTTAGAAAACTCTTCGCTGAGTCATAAAGCCTTGTATATGTATCTCCTGGCATTACTTGTGGCATTTGTTTTTCCTTTGTCGCCAGTCTTTGTTTTGGATTTAAAGGTAATTGAAATTGCAATCAAACAAAAGTTGTTTTTATTGTTTTTGTTTCCTATTATCGGCGCTATATTTTTCTTTATTTCGCTTAACAAAGTTTTACCATTAGTCCGATTGCCAAATCGAAATTTTGATTCCGGTGTATATAGAATATTACAAA
Protein-coding regions in this window:
- a CDS encoding ABC transporter permease, whose translation is MKVLYYLFIFRYFKENLSRTLLSIIAISLGIALFISTQINAWRAEQSVLDQMLGYSSEKFIGRYVANNQNQGANDKFLKELSSRVPENIKLEPEFQTKGTFYVTKEQILSFPIIGKDVILSFQVFASKETKKKIPKYFFSQSLYEKIQLQKDTKKILICEREISVSQEDYQVIPLDGIFLVMDITRLQSICNQKKQITSIWLTQDENSINSQTINKINSPEWTYESKELIIERAGIALGSLKINLTIVSLVSVLISFFMVSNMFTGLYLARKHEFGILLSIGSDKINNFILFLAQSIVIGALGGMIGIFLGILIANTNLFTTVNTITDSNQIRSYRNIPLSIIISGFLISIIGSVLASLYNSYKTYKIHPIDLIRERDHAQTNIFFGFSKKNTLSLSILLIFIGVSLGLLSFAKQILPGMVGVGFVIIGFVALNFLTIPYLVQILDKLFSKFHFPQSIKIGLKEIEMEPWKHGLTASTIMLSTSLVFTLTSLTNSYESSLIHWVDEENKSDYSLINEKKLNTGEPGVPVSLYESLKTVPEFSAVEPFYIDSKFIVNGKYYTLHVLNFGNNYDKNQLIVSKNLCFLDQICKGDSITINTELNSKVAIKIQEEKDHFFSERGTIMMDYSFFQKNFSIKYLSSIRITKNKKLPEKKILNLLQDITKKYGLKFINQTELKKLYLEGMNQVFSILDTLKISALFISILALTTSLIYFIREKSQLLAGLKAIGMDSYQMFQLIYSQTLFLVTFGITSGIFSSFFLSPIVIFGINRNAFGWILNFQYPTNLVAKLPILIPVITFFICLIPFYFLKKMNISKELKYE
- a CDS encoding ABC transporter ATP-binding protein; this translates as MSSKKKESNTNSVIKIKNVNKTFYQGEFAFPVLNDISFEIAEKKLVTLMGPSGSGKSTLLNILSAIESADSGEVNVFGHQLFGADEKELTIYRRKTIGIVFQFFHLFPYLSAIENVALPLYLSGTAKKIAVSKAKEALFHVGLKHRLEFTPKEMSGGEKQRVSIARALVHKPKLILADEPTGNLDSKSSEIIMKLFHQCVHELGISVFLVTHNEQIGESGDINLRMLDGKIQKK
- a CDS encoding proton-conducting transporter membrane subunit translates to MLEDERISIFRSILVGISALSPLAIFLFSNYDVLSVDFPILVGLVIQAYIGFSSFMLVQSYEPKEKNKVTVGYIIFWSALGLCYLSGKSLLLPIALEVTSFSTILIYSGTEFGKKQIESLGSLLLASGISALFLSAWVMLPDGDNVGIILLLIGLLIKSGFSGFHLWIPKVNEGGPSHALGAFAGVLEVFPLLLFYRYVLPNQLDPIIYQILFPLAALGIFFGGITSFFHKDPKIALAYSSIESINFLWLCLIIAGMFQFSVDSELMTLSNSFRILFFLGLFHHSFSKTFQLFSIGMVARLKNSSSSDELKGIGRLLGISPLLLGSGTFSYAVLPGTLGFVSEATYFYLNARILDMPIGRSVFLLPSMIFIFFGIVLGGFTHIKLFMSLFLSTPGKDINIQPFGEQKSRWVTISLFSLAIVIFVFPLVIPYFVRLPMLSPFVDPQLVDWFWTLSLVSYVTIGTVIIFRLYDRYQLKKYGLPRTKNWDCGGGYSGHELSIPTSVFSEPLRNSLGRYFLSKTGESKVDSFLIRGITAFFRLGIGILSKTTHPKDEDVSQYLAISSIFLIFIFSLLILGDFGGL
- a CDS encoding NADH-quinone oxidoreductase subunit H, coding for MNTVIYYTYLVILFIVMPFLLTGIIRKVRAYTQGRRGPKLLQFFLEVDKSLRKTPISHKNISDFTHLAPRIALFSSVMIWSVVLFEWAPFILIPFFLALYRFAYVSFAMEGASSFGGMASGREILLSVMAEPTFILMILAAQSHIEISVSPQGALIGLLFLSLAFIAILAELAKPPFDDPRTHLELTMVHEAMILEASGKQLGIFELASSIKLSTLLVFLVKLALEHSKLFRNEVLDSFARELMIAPMVILLAIILGFWESNSVRRKWSWIPEFMGLTFIAILILGTLVKLS
- a CDS encoding formate hydrogenase gives rise to the protein MIYDFIYLLLLLTGIVVLVENRLSRIIFFLSVQGFLLVFPVLQTHEGDLKHAISLIVMVVLFKGILTPWVLNWTANKSKMNESTTPRFGYLATLLFMVLGLVLAVKITEGVSVLSIPVHKIGLIYVILLVYVGILCFVVRRNWLALIAGFCVFENGIFVLTLVLDKGLPFGLEFGSFLDAILVIVSGGILQLSPHMHTKERKL
- a CDS encoding proton-conducting transporter membrane subunit translates to MMTELFYFSGVLAFVVIFLVSVLAPTKGQTRIWLWSILKICFFGSLFYSWFTDNIVLKWILIEASTLFGALLISSSGTERSFHVGWKFLLINSYALGLAFLGIVILLFVSTPLDNLDFNSLKQGLVGQSGLLIETGILLTVYGYSGKLGLVPNHFWVGDTYAESPSQISSLIASFVPVSVVLAIRPLIQLEREINPHIINAANGILFIGVLTILYSTLILFSKEDIRRISAKVALFHSGMLTLFLWLDVSDDIFYFLLTTTVLVKLLVFLSMGILRMDAGKRNISQILENSSLSHKALYMYLLALLVAFVFPLSPVFVLDLKVIEIAIKQKLFLLFLFPIIGAIFFFISLNKVLPLVRLPNRNFDSGVYRILQTRMVFFWFSFLFTVFVGTYGLTYLLADYIWKR